Proteins encoded in a region of the Streptomyces violaceoruber genome:
- a CDS encoding serine hydrolase — protein sequence MASSRARRARRARRRPARVRHALIALAVLGATAAGAVYWQGHAGPGAGGAVSSSASAPSGGEAAVETVEPVGPVVDADARLAAAMASVPVPDGAEVSVAVLDPDSGAGAAYGTGAFDTASIVKVDILAALLLQAQDAGRSLTAAERTYATAMIEISDNDSASALWRAIGTAEGLDAANERFGLTGTAGGDGPLWGLTRTTAADQVALLRQVFVTDGSVLSEASRAYVRGLMERIADGQRWGVSAAADTAGPTAGSTWALKNGWLRRSTTGLWVVNSIGRVETGGRGCLVAVVSRGSGTQAEGIALTEAAARAAVSVVTDDTP from the coding sequence ATGGCATCCTCCAGAGCCCGGCGGGCGCGGCGGGCCCGGCGCCGGCCCGCCCGGGTGCGGCACGCCCTGATCGCCCTCGCCGTCCTCGGCGCCACCGCCGCCGGCGCCGTGTACTGGCAGGGCCACGCGGGCCCGGGCGCCGGCGGCGCCGTATCGTCGTCGGCCTCGGCACCCTCGGGCGGGGAGGCGGCGGTGGAGACGGTCGAGCCGGTCGGACCGGTGGTGGACGCCGACGCGCGGCTGGCCGCGGCCATGGCGTCGGTGCCGGTGCCCGACGGCGCCGAGGTGTCGGTGGCGGTGCTCGACCCGGACTCGGGCGCGGGCGCCGCGTACGGCACGGGCGCCTTCGACACGGCGAGCATCGTCAAGGTCGACATCCTGGCGGCGCTGCTGTTGCAGGCGCAGGACGCGGGACGGTCGCTCACCGCTGCGGAGAGGACGTACGCCACCGCGATGATCGAGATCAGCGACAACGACTCGGCGTCGGCACTGTGGCGGGCGATCGGGACGGCCGAAGGACTCGACGCGGCGAACGAACGCTTCGGGCTGACCGGCACCGCGGGCGGCGACGGCCCGCTGTGGGGGCTGACCCGGACCACGGCAGCCGACCAGGTCGCGTTGTTGCGCCAGGTGTTCGTGACGGACGGCTCGGTGCTGAGCGAGGCCTCACGGGCGTACGTGCGCGGGCTGATGGAGCGGATCGCGGACGGTCAGCGGTGGGGTGTGTCGGCGGCCGCCGACACGGCCGGTCCGACGGCCGGTTCGACGTGGGCGCTGAAGAACGGCTGGCTGCGGCGCAGTACCACCGGTTTGTGGGTCGTCAACAGCATCGGGCGGGTGGAGACCGGCGGCCGCGGCTGCCTGGTGGCGGTGGTGTCGCGGGGCAGCGGTACGCAGGCGGAGGGGATCGCGCTGACCGAGGCGGCGGCGCGGGCGGCGGTGTCCGTGGTCACGGACGACACGCCCTAG
- a CDS encoding DUF2510 domain-containing protein → MTPPPGWYRDPSAPHQERWWDGTAWTEHRRAPGPVGYGPAVGGTPVPGPGPGPEPGPGTGTGGRGKAVAVTAAAAVLVAAIVTGVFVLGEDDDGSPRTRTPPVTETATAPAPGNDPPSSSPTASEPTASEPSADDPALVEDQLNGITLPLPDGWVRPEHVAEDDVMMTTDGTYDCPADGSVCRHGLVVSRTVTANAESSPKVLAQQDIEDAADDAYDRDLIGNKPFGGIESHEEVASGPVAVAGRAGYYVRWRVTTAEGPGGYVQSMVFPSTVGTESPILVRYVFDAGEDGPPLADMDTITKGIRPIGDADTGGGVGSGIGPTD, encoded by the coding sequence ATGACGCCGCCGCCCGGCTGGTATCGAGACCCGTCGGCCCCGCACCAGGAACGCTGGTGGGACGGCACGGCCTGGACGGAGCACCGCCGGGCTCCCGGGCCGGTCGGGTACGGGCCGGCGGTGGGCGGGACTCCCGTGCCGGGGCCCGGACCGGGTCCGGAACCCGGGCCGGGGACGGGCACCGGCGGACGCGGCAAGGCCGTCGCCGTCACCGCCGCCGCGGCCGTGCTGGTCGCGGCGATCGTCACCGGCGTGTTCGTGCTGGGCGAGGACGACGACGGCAGCCCGCGGACCCGGACCCCGCCGGTCACGGAGACCGCCACCGCCCCCGCGCCGGGCAACGACCCGCCGTCCTCCTCACCCACCGCCTCCGAACCCACCGCCTCCGAACCCTCCGCCGACGACCCGGCCCTGGTCGAGGACCAGCTCAACGGCATCACCCTGCCGCTGCCGGACGGCTGGGTCCGGCCCGAGCACGTCGCCGAGGACGACGTCATGATGACCACCGACGGCACCTACGACTGCCCCGCCGACGGCAGCGTGTGCCGGCACGGCCTCGTCGTCTCGCGCACCGTCACGGCGAACGCCGAGTCCTCCCCGAAGGTCCTCGCCCAGCAGGACATCGAGGACGCGGCCGACGACGCCTACGACCGCGACCTGATCGGCAACAAGCCCTTCGGCGGCATCGAGTCCCACGAGGAGGTGGCGTCCGGCCCCGTCGCGGTCGCCGGACGCGCCGGGTACTACGTGCGCTGGCGGGTGACGACGGCCGAGGGACCCGGCGGCTACGTGCAGTCGATGGTGTTCCCGTCCACCGTCGGCACCGAGTCCCCGATCCTCGTCCGCTACGTCTTCGACGCGGGTGAGGACGGGCCGCCGCTTGCCGACATGGACACCATCACCAAGGGCATCCGGCCCATCGGCGACGCCGACACCGGCGGTGGCGTGGGCAGCGGCATCGGCCCGACGGACTGA
- the mycP gene encoding type VII secretion-associated serine protease mycosin: MTPADIRRRTGALSLLLTAALVLAPAPAAHADGIRAQQWALDALHTQQAWRTTKGAGITVAVLDTGVEADHPDLAGNVLTGKDLVGFGASEGDRSWARHGTAMAGIIAGHGHGSGDAEGVMGIAPEAKILPVRVILEDGDPSRAKARKTRGNALAEGIRWAADHGADIINLSLGDDSASAHPEPGEDEAIQYALKKGVVVVASAGNGGELGDHISYPAAYPGVIAATAVDRYGTRAAFSTRRWYATVSAPGVDVIIADPDHRYYEGWGTSAASAFVSGAAALVKAAHPDLTPAQVKSVLEDTARNAPAGGRDDSRGFGFVDPAAAIEAAGRLKPEGLRAASYGDEYFGTGPDAPASDDDTSAWAAPLAGGAGGVLVVAAVVLWRGRRERPDDF; this comes from the coding sequence GTGACCCCCGCGGACATCCGCCGCAGGACCGGCGCCCTGAGCCTCCTCCTCACCGCCGCCCTCGTCCTCGCCCCGGCGCCCGCCGCGCACGCCGACGGCATCCGCGCCCAGCAGTGGGCCCTGGACGCCCTGCACACCCAGCAGGCGTGGCGCACCACCAAGGGCGCCGGCATCACCGTCGCCGTCCTGGACACCGGTGTCGAGGCCGACCACCCCGACCTGGCCGGCAACGTGCTCACCGGCAAGGACCTGGTCGGCTTCGGCGCGAGCGAGGGCGACCGCTCCTGGGCCCGGCACGGCACCGCCATGGCCGGGATCATCGCCGGCCACGGACACGGCTCCGGCGATGCCGAGGGCGTCATGGGCATCGCGCCGGAGGCGAAGATCCTCCCCGTGCGGGTCATCCTGGAGGACGGCGACCCCTCCCGGGCCAAGGCGCGCAAGACCCGTGGCAACGCCCTGGCCGAGGGCATCCGCTGGGCCGCCGACCACGGCGCCGACATCATCAACCTCTCCCTCGGCGACGACTCCGCCTCCGCCCACCCCGAACCCGGCGAGGACGAAGCCATCCAGTACGCCCTGAAGAAGGGCGTGGTCGTCGTCGCCTCGGCCGGCAACGGCGGCGAGCTGGGCGACCACATCTCCTACCCGGCCGCCTACCCGGGCGTGATCGCCGCGACCGCCGTCGACCGCTACGGCACCCGCGCCGCCTTCTCCACCCGCCGCTGGTACGCCACGGTCAGCGCCCCCGGCGTCGACGTGATCATCGCCGACCCCGACCACCGCTACTACGAGGGCTGGGGCACCAGCGCCGCCTCCGCCTTCGTCTCCGGGGCCGCCGCCCTGGTGAAGGCGGCCCACCCGGACCTCACCCCGGCCCAGGTCAAGTCCGTCCTGGAGGACACCGCCCGCAACGCCCCGGCCGGGGGCCGCGACGACTCCCGGGGCTTCGGCTTCGTCGACCCGGCCGCCGCCATCGAGGCGGCCGGACGGCTGAAGCCGGAGGGGCTGAGGGCGGCGTCGTACGGGGACGAGTACTTCGGCACCGGACCGGACGCCCCCGCCTCCGACGACGACACCTCCGCCTGGGCCGCACCGCTGGCCGGCGGGGCGGGCGGCGTCCTGGTGGTCGCGGCGGTGGTCCTGTGGCGGGGCCGCCGCGAACGCCCCGACGACTTCTGA
- a CDS encoding 3-oxoacyl-ACP reductase: protein MSEDIVCRRLVGRTAVVTGAGSGIGLAATRRLASEGAHVVCGDVDETRGRAAAEETGGIFVQADVTDPEQVEALFAAAYDTYGSVDVAFNNAGISPPDDDSILETGLEAWQRVQEVNLTSVYLCCKAAIPYMRRQGRGSIINTASFVARMGAATSQISYTASKGGVLAMSRELGVQFAREGIRVNALCPGPVDTPLLRELFAKDPERAARRLVHIPVGRFAEAEEIAAAVAFLASDDSSFVNATDFLVDGGISGAYVTPL, encoded by the coding sequence GTGAGCGAAGACATCGTCTGCCGCAGGCTCGTCGGCCGTACCGCGGTCGTCACCGGGGCGGGCAGCGGCATCGGACTCGCCGCCACCCGCAGGCTCGCCTCCGAGGGCGCCCACGTCGTCTGCGGCGACGTGGACGAGACCCGGGGCAGGGCCGCGGCCGAGGAGACCGGCGGCATCTTCGTCCAGGCCGACGTCACCGACCCCGAGCAGGTCGAGGCGCTGTTCGCGGCGGCGTACGACACCTACGGCAGCGTCGACGTCGCGTTCAACAACGCCGGCATCTCGCCGCCCGACGACGACTCCATCCTGGAGACGGGGCTGGAGGCGTGGCAGCGCGTCCAGGAGGTCAACCTCACCTCCGTCTACCTGTGCTGCAAGGCCGCCATCCCCTACATGCGCCGCCAGGGCCGGGGGTCCATCATCAACACCGCCTCCTTCGTGGCCCGGATGGGCGCGGCCACCTCGCAGATCTCGTACACCGCGTCCAAGGGCGGCGTCCTCGCCATGTCCCGGGAACTGGGCGTGCAGTTCGCGCGGGAGGGCATCCGCGTCAACGCGCTGTGCCCGGGACCGGTCGACACCCCGCTCCTCCGGGAGCTGTTCGCCAAGGACCCGGAGCGGGCCGCGCGCCGCCTCGTGCACATCCCGGTGGGGCGGTTCGCCGAGGCCGAGGAGATCGCCGCCGCCGTCGCCTTCCTGGCCAGCGACGACTCCTCCTTCGTCAACGCCACCGACTTCCTGGTGGACGGCGGCATCTCCGGGGCGTACGTCACACCGCTGTAG
- a CDS encoding amino acid deaminase/aldolase — MTARAADRARYDRATAHLDAPVAIVDLEAFDANADDLVRRAGGKPVRVASKSVRCRALLERALARDGFAGVMSFTLAESLWLARSGFEDVLLAYPSADRAGYAELTADPKLASAVTVMVDDVAQLDLVDAARDGDGGGEVVRVCLELDTSLRLLGGRVRVGARRSPLHSPAQVADLARAVTRRPGFEVVGIMAYEGHVAGVGDAVAGHPFRSRAVRLMQAAARRELAERRAAVVRAVRAVVPGLEFVNGGGTGSVQHTAAEDAVTEIAAGSGLYVPRLFDNYTSFSGRPAALFAQPVVRRPGVGVVTVLGGGYPASGAAGADRLPVPYLPEGLRYDPQEGPGEVQTPLLGSPADDLLIGDKVWFRHAKAGELCERFDALHLVEGDAVTATVPTYRGEGHTFL, encoded by the coding sequence ATGACCGCACGCGCCGCAGACCGGGCCCGTTACGACCGGGCCACCGCCCATCTGGACGCCCCCGTGGCGATCGTGGACCTGGAGGCATTCGACGCCAACGCGGACGACCTGGTCCGCCGGGCCGGCGGGAAGCCGGTCCGGGTCGCCAGCAAGTCCGTACGCTGTCGTGCGCTGCTGGAACGGGCCCTGGCCAGGGACGGTTTCGCGGGCGTCATGTCGTTCACGCTGGCCGAGTCCCTGTGGCTGGCGCGCTCCGGTTTCGAGGACGTGCTGCTCGCCTATCCGTCGGCGGACCGCGCCGGGTACGCCGAGCTGACCGCTGATCCCAAGCTCGCCTCCGCCGTGACCGTGATGGTCGACGACGTGGCGCAGCTGGACCTGGTGGACGCGGCGCGCGACGGCGACGGCGGCGGGGAAGTCGTGCGGGTGTGCCTGGAGTTGGACACTTCGCTGCGGCTGCTCGGGGGACGGGTGCGGGTCGGTGCCCGGCGCTCGCCGCTGCACTCCCCCGCCCAGGTCGCCGACCTGGCCCGGGCGGTGACCCGCCGGCCGGGATTCGAGGTCGTCGGCATCATGGCGTACGAGGGGCATGTCGCCGGGGTCGGGGACGCGGTGGCGGGGCACCCGTTCCGGTCGCGTGCGGTGCGGCTGATGCAGGCGGCCGCGCGCCGGGAACTGGCCGAGCGGCGGGCAGCCGTGGTACGGGCGGTCCGGGCCGTGGTGCCCGGCCTGGAGTTCGTCAACGGCGGCGGCACGGGCAGCGTGCAGCACACCGCCGCCGAGGACGCGGTCACGGAGATCGCGGCCGGTTCCGGGCTGTACGTGCCGCGGTTGTTCGACAACTACACGTCGTTCAGCGGTCGTCCGGCGGCACTGTTCGCCCAGCCCGTCGTACGGCGGCCGGGGGTCGGGGTGGTGACCGTGCTCGGCGGCGGCTATCCGGCCTCCGGCGCGGCCGGCGCCGACCGGCTGCCGGTGCCGTACCTGCCCGAGGGGCTGCGCTACGACCCCCAGGAGGGACCCGGCGAGGTGCAGACGCCGTTGCTGGGCTCGCCCGCCGACGATCTGCTCATCGGCGACAAGGTGTGGTTCCGGCACGCCAAGGCCGGGGAGCTGTGCGAGCGGTTCGACGCGCTGCACCTGGTGGAGGGGGACGCGGTGACGGCGACGGTGCCGACCTACCGGGGCGAGGGGCACACCTTCCTGTAG
- a CDS encoding FadR/GntR family transcriptional regulator, giving the protein MTDRLAPVLRPVRAGNGFEEALEQILQVVRLGLVAAGERLPAERELAERLGISRVTLREVLRVLQDQGLVQARRGRYGGTFVLPRADAGGEDELRRRVAGVDIEDVLRFREVLEAGAAGLCAAHGLAGARAARLRDALAGTRDAPLAQYRRLDTMLHLTLAELCGSPALAAQYAAVRATLNDLLDCIPLLVRNLEHSQRQHAALVEAVLDGDADGAREIAREHCAGTAALLRGFLT; this is encoded by the coding sequence GTGACGGACCGGCTGGCGCCGGTGCTGCGGCCGGTGCGCGCCGGGAACGGCTTCGAGGAGGCGCTGGAGCAGATCCTCCAGGTCGTCAGGCTGGGCCTGGTGGCGGCGGGCGAGCGGCTGCCGGCCGAGCGGGAGCTGGCGGAGCGGCTGGGCATCAGCCGCGTCACGCTGCGCGAGGTGCTGCGGGTGCTCCAGGACCAGGGGCTGGTGCAGGCGCGGCGCGGCCGCTACGGCGGGACGTTCGTGCTGCCCCGGGCGGACGCGGGCGGCGAGGACGAGCTGCGGCGCCGGGTGGCCGGGGTCGACATCGAGGACGTGCTGCGCTTCCGGGAGGTGCTGGAGGCGGGCGCGGCCGGGCTGTGCGCGGCGCACGGTCTGGCCGGGGCGCGGGCGGCGCGGCTGCGCGACGCGCTGGCCGGCACGCGGGACGCGCCGCTCGCGCAGTACCGGCGGCTGGACACGATGCTGCACCTGACCCTGGCGGAGCTGTGCGGCTCACCGGCGCTGGCGGCGCAGTACGCGGCCGTCCGCGCCACCCTGAACGACCTGCTGGACTGCATCCCGCTGCTGGTGCGCAACCTGGAGCACTCCCAGCGTCAGCACGCCGCGCTGGTGGAGGCGGTGCTCGACGGGGACGCGGACGGGGCGCGGGAGATCGCCCGGGAGCACTGCGCGGGCACGGCGGCGCTGCTGCGCGGGTTTCTGACGTGA
- a CDS encoding aldehyde dehydrogenase family protein, giving the protein MSELSELSDLSEPSERLPDELHVLNPATEEVVATVPAASAADVDAAVARAARAQTAWAALAPGDRARLLRRFAVTVDEHLEELARLEVRQAGHLLGNARWEAGNVRDLLDYAAGGVERLTGRQIPVAGGLDITLLEPLGVVGVIAPWNFPMPIAAWATAPALAAGNAVLLKPAETTPLTALRLAELALVAGLPEDLFQVLPGHGPVAGDALVEHPDVAKIVFTGSTAVGRQVAAKGAALLKPVTLELGGKSPNIVFADADVEAAAAATPMSFLDNSGQDCCARTRILVQRSVHDRFLELLAPAIEAVRVGDPADESTEMGPLISRAQLERVRSHVPADAAGIRGRAPRGGPGFWFPPTVLTGVDAHARVAVEEVFGPVAVVLPFDDEADAVRLANATDYGLAGSLWTRDVGRALRVSGAVRAGNLSVNSHASVRYWTPFGGFKQSGIGRELGPDALTAFTETKNVFFSTTPSSTEGPAQ; this is encoded by the coding sequence TTGTCCGAGCTGTCCGAGCTGTCTGACCTCTCCGAGCCGTCCGAGAGGCTCCCCGACGAGCTACATGTCCTGAACCCCGCCACCGAAGAGGTCGTCGCCACCGTCCCCGCCGCCTCCGCGGCCGACGTGGACGCCGCCGTCGCCCGCGCCGCACGGGCGCAGACCGCCTGGGCCGCCCTCGCCCCCGGCGACCGGGCCCGGCTGCTGCGCCGCTTCGCCGTCACCGTCGACGAGCACCTGGAGGAGCTGGCCCGTCTGGAGGTCCGCCAGGCCGGGCACCTCCTCGGCAACGCCCGCTGGGAGGCCGGCAACGTCCGCGACCTGCTCGACTACGCCGCCGGGGGAGTCGAGCGGCTCACCGGACGCCAGATCCCGGTGGCCGGCGGCCTGGACATCACGCTCCTCGAACCACTCGGCGTCGTGGGCGTCATCGCCCCCTGGAACTTCCCGATGCCGATCGCGGCCTGGGCCACGGCACCGGCGCTCGCGGCGGGCAACGCGGTCCTCCTCAAGCCCGCCGAGACGACCCCGCTCACCGCGCTCCGCCTGGCCGAACTCGCCCTGGTCGCAGGCCTTCCCGAGGACCTGTTCCAGGTGCTGCCCGGGCACGGGCCGGTCGCGGGCGACGCGCTCGTCGAACACCCGGACGTCGCCAAGATCGTCTTCACCGGGTCCACCGCCGTGGGCCGGCAGGTGGCCGCCAAGGGCGCCGCCCTCCTCAAACCGGTCACCCTCGAACTCGGCGGCAAGAGCCCCAACATCGTCTTCGCCGACGCGGACGTCGAGGCCGCCGCGGCCGCGACGCCCATGTCCTTCCTCGACAACAGCGGCCAGGACTGCTGCGCCCGCACCCGCATCCTCGTCCAGCGGTCCGTGCACGACCGCTTCCTCGAACTCCTCGCCCCCGCGATCGAGGCCGTCCGGGTCGGCGATCCGGCCGACGAGAGCACCGAGATGGGCCCGCTGATCTCCCGCGCCCAACTGGAGCGCGTCCGCTCCCACGTCCCCGCGGACGCCGCCGGCATCCGCGGCAGGGCGCCCCGGGGCGGCCCCGGGTTCTGGTTCCCGCCGACCGTCCTCACCGGCGTCGACGCGCACGCGCGCGTGGCCGTCGAGGAGGTCTTCGGGCCCGTCGCCGTCGTCCTGCCCTTCGACGACGAGGCCGACGCGGTCCGCCTGGCCAACGCCACCGACTACGGGCTGGCCGGCTCCCTGTGGACCCGGGACGTCGGCCGCGCCCTGCGCGTGTCGGGCGCGGTGCGCGCCGGGAACCTGTCCGTCAACTCCCACGCCAGTGTCCGCTACTGGACACCCTTCGGCGGGTTCAAGCAGTCCGGCATCGGCCGCGAGCTGGGCCCGGACGCGCTGACCGCGTTCACCGAGACCAAGAACGTCTTCTTCAGCACCACCCCATCGAGCACGGAGGGCCCCGCACAGTGA
- a CDS encoding gamma-glutamyl-gamma-aminobutyrate hydrolase family protein, with protein MADRPLIGVSTYLESGARWGVWELEAALLPAGYPRLVQRAGGLAAMLPPDAPEHAAATVARVDGVVIAGGPDVEPVRYGAEPDPRTGPPARARDTWELALIEAALAARVPLLGICRGMQLLNVALGGTLVQHIEGHAEVVGVFGGHPVRPVPGTLYAGAVPEETFVPTYHHQAVDRLGSGLVASAHAADGTVEALEMPSGSGWVLGVQWHPEMGEDVRVMRALVAAARPGRPVPEDRPGPGR; from the coding sequence ATGGCCGACCGGCCGCTGATCGGTGTCAGCACGTATCTGGAGTCCGGGGCGCGCTGGGGCGTGTGGGAGCTGGAGGCGGCGCTGTTGCCGGCCGGATATCCGCGGCTGGTGCAGCGGGCGGGCGGTCTGGCCGCGATGCTCCCGCCGGACGCGCCGGAGCACGCCGCGGCGACCGTCGCCCGCGTCGACGGGGTGGTGATCGCGGGCGGCCCGGACGTGGAGCCGGTGCGTTACGGCGCCGAGCCCGACCCGCGCACCGGCCCGCCGGCCCGGGCCCGGGACACCTGGGAGCTGGCGCTCATCGAGGCGGCCCTGGCCGCGCGCGTCCCGCTGCTGGGCATCTGCCGGGGCATGCAGCTGCTCAACGTCGCCCTGGGCGGCACCCTCGTCCAGCACATCGAGGGGCACGCCGAGGTGGTGGGCGTCTTCGGCGGCCACCCGGTCCGGCCGGTGCCGGGCACGCTGTACGCCGGTGCCGTGCCGGAGGAGACGTTCGTTCCGACGTACCACCACCAGGCGGTGGACCGGCTCGGCAGCGGTCTGGTCGCCTCGGCCCACGCGGCGGACGGCACCGTGGAGGCCCTGGAGATGCCCTCCGGTTCCGGCTGGGTCCTGGGCGTGCAGTGGCATCCGGAGATGGGCGAGGACGTACGGGTGATGCGGGCCCTGGTGGCCGCGGCCCGTCCGGGCCGACCGGTGCCCGAGGACCGGCCCGGCCCCGGCCGGTGA
- the glnA4 gene encoding gamma-glutamylethanolamide synthetase GlnA4 produces MADRTPPLGVEELHALVAAGDIDTVVLAFPDMQGRLQGKRFAARFFLDEVLEHGTEGCNYLLAVDADMNTVDGYAMSSWDRGYGDFAMRADPATLRRLPWNEGTAMAVADLAWEDGSPVLAAPRQILRRQLERLAGHGYTAQVGTELEFIVFRDTYEHAWDANYRGLTPANQYNVDYSVLGTGRVEPLLRRIRNEMAGAGLTVESAKGECNPGQHEIAFRYDEALVTCDQHAVYKTGAKEIAAQEGMSLTFMAKYNELEGNSCHIHLSLADADGRNAMAEGGGMSDVMRHFLAGQLVALREFSLLYAPHINSYKRFQPGSFAPTAVAWGHDNRTCALRVVGHGRSLRFENRLPGGDVNPYLAVAGLVAAGLHGIEQRLELPEPCPGNAYTADFAHVPTTLREAAELWENSALAKAAFGDEVVAHYRNMARVELDAFDAAVTDWELRRSFERM; encoded by the coding sequence GTGGCAGACCGCACACCCCCGCTCGGGGTCGAGGAACTGCACGCCCTCGTCGCCGCCGGTGACATCGACACCGTCGTCCTCGCCTTCCCCGACATGCAGGGCCGCCTCCAGGGCAAGCGGTTCGCCGCCCGGTTCTTCCTCGACGAGGTCCTGGAACACGGCACCGAGGGCTGCAACTACCTCCTCGCCGTGGACGCCGACATGAACACCGTCGACGGCTACGCCATGTCCTCCTGGGACCGCGGCTACGGCGACTTCGCCATGCGCGCCGACCCGGCCACCCTGCGCCGGCTCCCCTGGAACGAGGGCACCGCGATGGCCGTCGCCGACCTCGCCTGGGAGGACGGCTCCCCGGTGCTCGCCGCGCCCCGCCAGATCCTGCGCCGCCAGCTGGAGCGGCTCGCCGGACACGGGTACACCGCACAGGTCGGCACCGAGCTGGAGTTCATCGTCTTCCGGGACACCTACGAACACGCCTGGGACGCGAACTACCGCGGCCTGACCCCGGCCAACCAGTACAACGTCGACTACTCCGTCCTCGGCACCGGCCGCGTCGAACCCCTGCTGCGCCGCATCCGCAACGAGATGGCCGGCGCCGGCCTCACCGTCGAGTCCGCCAAGGGCGAGTGCAACCCCGGCCAGCACGAGATCGCCTTCCGCTACGACGAGGCCCTGGTCACCTGCGACCAGCACGCCGTCTACAAGACCGGCGCCAAGGAGATCGCCGCCCAGGAGGGCATGTCCCTCACCTTCATGGCCAAGTACAACGAGCTGGAAGGCAACTCCTGCCACATCCACCTCTCGCTCGCCGACGCCGACGGCCGCAACGCCATGGCCGAGGGAGGGGGAATGTCCGACGTCATGCGGCACTTCCTCGCCGGACAGCTGGTGGCGCTGCGCGAGTTCTCCCTCCTCTACGCCCCGCACATCAACTCCTACAAGCGCTTCCAGCCCGGTTCCTTCGCCCCCACCGCCGTCGCCTGGGGCCACGACAACCGCACCTGCGCCCTGCGCGTCGTCGGCCACGGCCGCTCCCTCCGCTTCGAGAACCGGCTCCCCGGCGGCGACGTCAACCCCTACCTCGCGGTGGCCGGCCTGGTCGCGGCCGGACTGCACGGCATCGAGCAGCGGCTGGAACTGCCCGAGCCCTGCCCCGGCAACGCGTACACCGCCGACTTCGCGCACGTCCCCACCACCCTGCGCGAGGCCGCCGAGCTGTGGGAGAACAGCGCTCTGGCCAAGGCCGCCTTCGGGGACGAGGTCGTCGCCCACTACCGGAACATGGCCCGCGTCGAACTGGACGCCTTCGACGCCGCCGTCACCGACTGGGAACTGCGCCGCTCCTTCGAACGCATGTGA
- a CDS encoding DinB family protein — translation MNTTPDGRPIPPAHADERTMLEAWLDFHRATLAVKCSGLKDDQLRLAAAAPSSMTLLGLVQHMAEVERNWFQRVFAGQNVPPVFGESNHDGFALKSGRGLDEAVAAWQAEVSRGRELIADAGLDDSGHLSEQEAGHVGDQGVSLRWIMVHMIEEYARHNGHADLIREQIDGTTGA, via the coding sequence ATGAATACGACACCAGATGGACGGCCGATTCCTCCCGCGCATGCCGACGAGCGGACCATGCTGGAAGCTTGGTTGGACTTTCACCGTGCGACTCTCGCCGTGAAGTGTTCGGGCCTCAAGGATGATCAATTACGGCTTGCTGCGGCGGCGCCCTCGTCGATGACGCTGCTGGGACTCGTGCAGCACATGGCTGAGGTGGAACGCAACTGGTTCCAGCGTGTGTTCGCAGGTCAGAACGTGCCACCGGTCTTCGGGGAGAGCAACCATGATGGCTTTGCCCTGAAGTCTGGACGAGGGCTCGACGAGGCGGTGGCCGCGTGGCAGGCCGAGGTCTCCCGCGGCCGTGAGCTGATCGCTGACGCAGGACTGGACGACTCCGGCCACCTGTCCGAACAGGAAGCTGGTCACGTCGGCGATCAGGGAGTCTCCCTGCGCTGGATCATGGTGCACATGATCGAGGAATACGCACGTCACAACGGTCATGCCGACCTCATCCGCGAGCAGATCGACGGCACCACAGGCGCATGA